CTGAGAGCGCGGCAAAGAACGGCCCCCAATTCTGAAAGAGATTGGGCATGGTTCGAAATGCCATGGTCAAGCCGACATTGCCGGGCGTTTGAATCCATTCCAGGCTGAAGTAGGCCACGGCGATCGGAATCACGATCGAGCCGCCGAGCAACACTTCGACGAATTCATTCATCCAGCCGGCAGAGGCGGCGTTGAGCGCGATGTCTTCCTTTTCGCGCACATACGCGGCATAGCAATGAATCGACCCCATGCCGACCGAGAGCGTGAAAAAGATCTGGCCGGCGGCTTCAATCCAGACTTTGGGATTCCAAATCGATTCGTATTGCGGCGTCCACAAATAGTTGAGGCCGACCGTGGCATCATTCACCGCGCCGTGCTCGCCGGCATCGAGCGTGAGCGCACGAATCGCCAGAAACGCGCCAAAGAGCAGCAGCAGCGGCATGCCGATCTTGGCCGCGATTTCCACGCCTTTGCTCAAGCCGCGCGAGAGAATCCAAATGTTCAAAGTTAATGTGATGACAAAAAAAAGTACCGCCGGACCGGAAAAATTGAAGACCGGATTGCCGGTGGTGCCGACATAATCATTGAAGAAAGCTGAGACTTGCTCCGGTTGCATCCCGGAAAATGCGCCGGTAATCGAATACCAGACGTAACCCAGCGTCCACGACTCGAGGTAGCAATAATAAGCCGCGACCAGCAAATTGGTGAAAATGCCGAACACGCCAACATACTTCCACCATTTGCCGCCGCCGAGCGCATCCATCATGCCGGGCGCGCTATGATGCCCGTATTTGCCGCCGTGCCGCCCGATGGCCCATTCAACCCACAGCAACGGGATGCCCAACAGCAGGAACGAAACCAAATAGGGGATGATGAATGCGCCGC
This region of Cytophagia bacterium CHB2 genomic DNA includes:
- a CDS encoding sodium:calcium symporter, coding for MAGNAVGLGNFLRFPARAVANGGGAFIIPYLVSFLLLGIPLLWVEWAIGRHGGKYGHHSAPGMMDALGGGKWWKYVGVFGIFTNLLVAAYYCYLESWTLGYVWYSITGAFSGMQPEQVSAFFNDYVGTTGNPVFNFSGPAVLFFVITLTLNIWILSRGLSKGVEIAAKIGMPLLLLFGAFLAIRALTLDAGEHGAVNDATVGLNYLWTPQYESIWNPKVWIEAAGQIFFTLSVGMGSIHCYAAYVREKEDIALNAASAGWMNEFVEVLLGGSIVIPIAVAYFSLEWIQTPGNVGLTMAFRTMPNLFQNWGPFFAALSGLAWFGLLFFAGITSSLAMGQPVIAFMQDEYKMTRQKSAFVFGVITFLLALPTIFFFGYGAFGEYDDWVGSYSLVIFAMFEIIAFAWVFGIDKGWAELNRGADIKIPLFFKFVIKYITPAFITLVFVGSLVSPAGGDWAGAFGKLFSGEGWPLDAGSLLGKLLHVGFEDTSWFKDGKPTQVFIVDMTRTLLLVVFAGIALAVRNAWQRRAQRS